One segment of Paramormyrops kingsleyae isolate MSU_618 chromosome 8, PKINGS_0.4, whole genome shotgun sequence DNA contains the following:
- the tamm41 gene encoding phosphatidate cytidylyltransferase, mitochondrial isoform X2: MSLPALHNTSVFYRRILAQFPQDISLAFAYGSGVFKQSGTTQGEMGKNMLDFIFSVDDPVTWHTMNLMQNRKHYSFLKYLGPKKISSIQNGHGAGVYYNTLVPADGRIIKYGIISTDTMIEDLLHWKTLYIAGRLHKPVKILLQNDNGKLRAALVANLKSAVTASFLMLPESFSEEDLFMQIAGLSYSGDFRMVLGEDKSKVFNIVRENMQNFQLLYSSILQECPQVVYKPQQGKLEVDKSPEGQFTQLMALPRTLQQRITLLMDPPGKNHDVEEILLQVAQDPDCGTVVHQGISSIVKSSSITQSLKGIATAGLMKTVSYSAKKVQKMWKGWRRRT, encoded by the exons ATGTCCCTTCCAGCCCTTCATAACACGAGTGTGTTTTACCGGAGGATCCTGGCTCAGTTTCCGCAGGACATAAGTCTTGCTTTTGCATATGGATCTGGCGTGTTTAAACAGTCTGGCACCACCCAAGGTGAAATGGGG AAAAACATGTTGGACTTCATATTTTCTGTGGATGATCCAGTCACCTGGCACACGATGAATCTAATGCAGAACCGAAAGCATTACTCTTTCCTGAAGTACCTTGGACCCAAGAAAATCAGCAGTATTCAGAACGGTCACGGTGCTGGGGTTTATTACAACACTCTAGTTCCAGCTGATGGAAGG ATAATAAAGTATGGTATCATCAGCACTGATACCATGATTGAAGACCTGCTCCACTGGAAGACCTTGTACATTGCTGGCAGACTGCACAAACCC GTCAAAATACTTCTCCAGAATGATAATGGGAAGCTCCGGGCCGCCCTGGTGGCCAATCTGAAAAGTGCAGTCACTGCTTCCTTCCTCATGCTGCCAGAAAGCTTCTCCGAGGAGGACCTCTTCATGCAGATAGCTGGGCTGTCGTACTCGG GAGATTTCAGGATGGTGCTTGGTGAGGACAAATCCAAAGTTTTCAACATTGttagggagaacatgcagaactTCCAACTTCTCTACAGCAGCATTCTCCAGGAATGCCCACAGGTGGTCTACAAGCCACAGCAGGGGAAGCTCGAG GTTGACAAGAGTCCCGAAGGCCAGTTTACCCAGCTGATGGCTCTGCCCAGGACTCTGCAGCAGAGGATCACCCTCCTGATGGACCCGCCTGGGAAGAACCATGATGTGGAGGAGATCCTACTGCAGGTGGCCCAGGACCCAGACTGTGGAACTGTGGTACATCAAG GAATCTCATCGATAGTCAAATCATCCAGCATCACGCAGAGTCTGAAGGGCATCGCCACCGCAG GACTGATGAAAACAGTCTCATACAGTGCAAAGAAGGTCCAGAAGATGTGGAAAGGGTGGAGAAGGAGGACGTGA
- the tamm41 gene encoding phosphatidate cytidylyltransferase, mitochondrial isoform X1, which yields MTGKRKSFSLNDKRRLIEAYDKLPKMSQRVAATKLGIPQATLCSLLKRRQTVLAANNGDRKRIRSGKAPVVEAALVKWIDNAQSCNAPLSAPLVKEKAEELAAKLGEDNFKVSIGWFERFKKRENIVFKKLHGEAAEADMVSPGEWLEDQWRQMRQEYTEENIWNAAESGIYFRALPHSTFTFRSDNKRGGKKLKERITALFACSAAGEKKELFVIGKSHNPRCFNYVHTLPVRYAANAPAWMTRNLFVGWLKEWDRKLAQERRKILLLVDSSPAHDMTNTTLKNIRVEFLPKNTTSFLQPCDQGIIRTAKAYFRKEMARTVLQKLDEGSPATAVDIVKKISLLDAVLMLRDAWADVGASTIRDCWRKVGLVMSLKEELETVDPPAEISAEEFEQWIAVDDSTPVSEPVTDEDIIAAVREGFGMGTDTSDEEEEKVETVVPSRAEMRNAIRILKTGLPHVGFNNFDLLHHFAKEVNLVLDKTTIRICEMTYPHGTEPIHKTEKNMLDFIFSVDDPVTWHTMNLMQNRKHYSFLKYLGPKKISSIQNGHGAGVYYNTLVPADGRIIKYGIISTDTMIEDLLHWKTLYIAGRLHKPVKILLQNDNGKLRAALVANLKSAVTASFLMLPESFSEEDLFMQIAGLSYSGDFRMVLGEDKSKVFNIVRENMQNFQLLYSSILQECPQVVYKPQQGKLEVDKSPEGQFTQLMALPRTLQQRITLLMDPPGKNHDVEEILLQVAQDPDCGTVVHQGISSIVKSSSITQSLKGIATAGLMKTVSYSAKKVQKMWKGWRRRT from the exons ATGacgggaaaaagaaagtcattttctcttaATGACAAACGTAGACTGATCGAAGCTTATGACAAACTGCCAAAAATGAGTCAACGAGTTGCAGCAACGAAACTTGGTATTCCTCAGGCTACTTTGTGTAGTCTACTCAAACGACGACAAACAGTCCTGGCTGCTAATAATGGAGACAGAAAACGAATCCGCTCGGGGAAAGCACCCGTGGTTGAAGCCGCACTTGTTAAGTGGATTGATAATGCTCAGTCATGTAATGCTCCCCTAAGCGCCCCCTTAGTGAAGGAAAAAGCAGAAGAATTGGCTGCAAAATTGGGAGAGGACAATTTCAAAGTTTCCATTGGCTGGTTTGAGCGatttaaaaagagagagaacaTTGTTTTTAAGAAACTGCATGGGGAGGCTGCTGAAGCTGACATGGTGTCACCTGGTGAATGGCTTGAGGACCAGTGGCGACAGATGAGACAAGAATACACGGAGGAAAACATTTGGAATGCAGCTGAGAGTGGAATTTATTTTCGAGCACTACCTCACAGTACTTTTACCTTTAGATCTGACAATAAAAGAGGTGGGAAGAAACTTAAGGAAAGGATCACCGCTCTCTTCGCCTGTTCTGCTGCTGGGGAAAAGAAGGAACTTTTTGTTATTGGCAAAAGTCATAACCCCCGTTGTTTCAATTATGTGCACACACTTCCTGTGAGGTACGCAGCCAATGCTCCTGCATGGATGACTCGCAATCTCTTTGTGGGATGGTTGAAGGAATGGGATCGAAAATTGGCCCAAGAGAGAAGGAAAATTCTGCTGCTTGTGGACAGTTCTCCAGCGCATGACATGACAAACACTACACTGAAAAACATCCGAGTTGAGTTTCTACCAAAGAACACAACCTCCTTCCTCCAGCCATGTGACCAGGGGATCATCAGAACAGCTAAAGCTTATTTTCGCAAAGAGATGGCACGCACTGTATTGCAGAAACTTGATGAGGGGAGCCCAGCTACAGCTGTAGatatagtaaaaaaaatcagtctccTGGATGCTGTTCTCATGCTACGGGATGCCTGGGCTGATGTCGGGGCATCCACAATAAGAGATTGCTGGAGGAAAGTAGGTCTGGTCATGTCACTAAAGGAGGAACTGGAAACTGTTGATCCACCTGCTGAGATCAGCGCTGAGGAGTTTGAACAGTGGATTGCAGTTGATGACAGTACCCCTGTATCAGAGCCTGTTACCGATGAGGACATTATCGCGGCGGTGAGAGAGGGCTTCGGTATGGGTACCGATACcagtgatgaggaggaggaaaaagTGGAGACCGTGGTGCCATCCCGGGCAGAGATGAGGAATGCAATCCGCATTTTAAAGACTGGTCTGCCCCATGTGGGTTTCAACAATTTTGACCTGTTGCATCACTTTGCAAAAGAAGTAAACTTGGTTTTGGACAAAACCACGATCCGAATTTGTGAAATGACTTATCCACATGGCACAGAGCCAATACATAAAACAGAG AAAAACATGTTGGACTTCATATTTTCTGTGGATGATCCAGTCACCTGGCACACGATGAATCTAATGCAGAACCGAAAGCATTACTCTTTCCTGAAGTACCTTGGACCCAAGAAAATCAGCAGTATTCAGAACGGTCACGGTGCTGGGGTTTATTACAACACTCTAGTTCCAGCTGATGGAAGG ATAATAAAGTATGGTATCATCAGCACTGATACCATGATTGAAGACCTGCTCCACTGGAAGACCTTGTACATTGCTGGCAGACTGCACAAACCC GTCAAAATACTTCTCCAGAATGATAATGGGAAGCTCCGGGCCGCCCTGGTGGCCAATCTGAAAAGTGCAGTCACTGCTTCCTTCCTCATGCTGCCAGAAAGCTTCTCCGAGGAGGACCTCTTCATGCAGATAGCTGGGCTGTCGTACTCGG GAGATTTCAGGATGGTGCTTGGTGAGGACAAATCCAAAGTTTTCAACATTGttagggagaacatgcagaactTCCAACTTCTCTACAGCAGCATTCTCCAGGAATGCCCACAGGTGGTCTACAAGCCACAGCAGGGGAAGCTCGAG GTTGACAAGAGTCCCGAAGGCCAGTTTACCCAGCTGATGGCTCTGCCCAGGACTCTGCAGCAGAGGATCACCCTCCTGATGGACCCGCCTGGGAAGAACCATGATGTGGAGGAGATCCTACTGCAGGTGGCCCAGGACCCAGACTGTGGAACTGTGGTACATCAAG GAATCTCATCGATAGTCAAATCATCCAGCATCACGCAGAGTCTGAAGGGCATCGCCACCGCAG GACTGATGAAAACAGTCTCATACAGTGCAAAGAAGGTCCAGAAGATGTGGAAAGGGTGGAGAAGGAGGACGTGA